Proteins encoded together in one Anopheles darlingi chromosome 3, idAnoDarlMG_H_01, whole genome shotgun sequence window:
- the LOC125955280 gene encoding SPARC-related modular calcium-binding protein 2 isoform X3 gives MWLTAVCCWLSVGLLLITRLPSSSAAPPLKSEPTISECAAKGGECDESKGRPVCGSDNKTYPTRCHLIRAQCSGHHVSFKHRGSCKDVCIASRTYALQQRANSPYTVKYVPRCREDGTYAPVQCIDGGGCWCVNGQGKQLPNTMVQHGKPVCVKKGKSNQRRSSPRNPVRNKRSCSGLDRAVFNTNLLKLFQNEHVRVHQHNLTGPINERTVLDWKFNMMDLNGNSLLDKTEYRAMKRLIKKVVKPKRCGRSFGKNCDADQDERLSRNEWYNCLAKDDVTQNEYDSDELPDSDNALLNGLQLPVNGLQPYLLLQGPTMVNPKGDDDTILKDSEADSDCLSDRKYALDEQKYGTNALYVPECTADGRYQRVQCYRSTGYCWCVNEDTGKNIPGTSTKDEKPVCDQYASSTRPMKGCPEEKKVEFLKDLKAFLSKQVTTSFAGKIVPVWKTEEEKIAILSFVLLDKNQNKQLERKEWKAFREMITATRQLRKCGKKMPRYCDVNSDRKITLSEWMSCLDGKRNSSVDIAAISAPLVQAESKSSSSGSTGGFGGSGSSASSSVGGGTSSKFKGRNPLEFVLKSD, from the exons ATATCCGAATGTGCAGCCAAGGGAGGTGAATGTGACGAAAGCAAGGGGCGTCCCGTTTGCGGTAGTGACAACAAGACGTACCCGACCCGGTGCCACCTGATACGGGCCCAGTGCAGCGGTCATCACGTGAGCTTCAAGCATCGAGGATCCTGCAAAG ATgtgtgcatcgcatcgcgcaccTACGCCCTTCAGCAGCGTGCCAACTCGCCGTACACGGTAAAGTATGTGCCACGATGCCGGGAAGATGGTACGTACGCGCCGGTCCAGTGCAtcgacggtggtggctgctggtgcgtgaACGGCCAGGGCAAGCAGCTACCGAACACAATGGTCCAGCACGGTAAACCCGTTTGCGTGAAGAAAGGCAAATCGAACCAGCGCCGATCCTCACCCCGGAATCCGGTTCGCAACAAGCGCA GCTGCAGTGGTCTAGATCGGGCCGTCTTCAACACGAACCTGTTAAAGCTGTTCCAGAACGAGCACGTCCGGGTGCACCAGCACAACCTGACCGGTCCGATCAACGAGCGGACGGTGCTGGATTGGAAGTTCAACATGATGGATCTGAACGGCAACAGTCTGCTGGACAAGACCGAATACCGTGCGATGAAACGTCTGATAAAGAAG GTCGTGAAACCGAAGCGCTGCGGTAGATCGTTCGGGAAAAACTGTGATGCCGATCAGGACGAGCGACTATCACGGAACGAGTGGTACAACTGTTTGGCCAAGGACGATGTTACAC AGAATGAGTACGATTCGGATGAACTGCCCGACAGTGACAATGCACTACTGAACGGATTGCAGTTGCCGGTTAACGGATTGCAGCCATATCTGT TGCTACAGGGTCCGACGATGGTCAACCCGAAAGGTGACGATGATACCATCCTCAAAGATAGTGAAGCTGACTCGGACTGTCTGAGCGATCGCAAGTACGCGTTGGATGAGCAGAAG TACGGCACGAATGCACTGTATGTGCCCGAGTGTACGGCCGATGGGCGGTATCAGCGGGTACAGTGTTACCGATCGACCGGTTACTGTTGGTGCGTGAACGAGGATACGGGCAAGAACATTCCCGGTACGTCGACGAAGGACGAGAAGCCGGTCTGCGATCAGTACGCCTCCTCGACACGGCCAATGAAGGGATGCcccgaggagaagaaggtcgAGTTCCTCAAGGATCTGAAGGCATTCCTCAGCAAACAGGTTACGACATCATTCGCAGG AAAAATCGTTCCGGTGTGGAAaacggaggaggaaaaaatcgcGATATTGAGCTTCGTGCTGCTGGACAAGAACCAGAACAAGCAGCTGGAACGAAAGGAGTGGAAAGCGTTCCGTGAAATGATCACTGCCACGAG GCAACTCCGAAAGTGTGGCAAGAAGATGCCTCGTTACTGTGACGTCAACAGTGACCGCAAGATCACATTGTCCGAGTGGATGAGCTGCCTCGATGGGAAGCGGAACAGTTCGGTCGACATCGCTGCCATCAGTGCACCGTTGGTACAGGCCGAGTCAAAATCCAGCAGTAGCGGATCGACCGGTGGTTTTGGCGGATCGGGCAGTTCAGCTTCTTCCTCGGTCGGCGGTGGTACGAGCTCCAAGTTCAAGGGCCGTAATCCGTTGGAGTTCGTGCTGAAAAGTGACTAG
- the LOC125955280 gene encoding SPARC-related modular calcium-binding protein 2 isoform X1, which yields MWLTAVCCWLSVGLLLITRLPSSSAAPPLKSEPTISECAAKGGECDESKGRPVCGSDNKTYPTRCHLIRAQCSGHHVSFKHRGSCKDVCIASRTYALQQRANSPYTVKYVPRCREDGTYAPVQCIDGGGCWCVNGQGKQLPNTMVQHGKPVCVKKGKSNQRRSSPRNPVRNKRSCSGLDRAVFNTNLLKLFQNEHVRVHQHNLTGPINERTVLDWKFNMMDLNGNSLLDKTEYRAMKRLIKKVVKPKRCGRSFGKNCDADQDERLSRNEWYNCLAKDDVTHHNPSSSPTSSASSSSSSSAASGGAGHYGSGVAHHHPSAIGGGGGGGGGVGVGFGGKGLVRGAGGGGGHFLRADDDDDDSQNSSNDFTDYYDDYHSENEYDSDELPDSDNALLNGLQLPVNGLQPYLLLQGPTMVNPKGDDDTILKDSEADSDCLSDRKYALDEQKYGTNALYVPECTADGRYQRVQCYRSTGYCWCVNEDTGKNIPGTSTKDEKPVCDQYASSTRPMKGCPEEKKVEFLKDLKAFLSKQVTTSFAGKIVPVWKTEEEKIAILSFVLLDKNQNKQLERKEWKAFREMITATRQLRKCGKKMPRYCDVNSDRKITLSEWMSCLDGKRNSSVDIAAISAPLVQAESKSSSSGSTGGFGGSGSSASSSVGGGTSSKFKGRNPLEFVLKSD from the exons ATATCCGAATGTGCAGCCAAGGGAGGTGAATGTGACGAAAGCAAGGGGCGTCCCGTTTGCGGTAGTGACAACAAGACGTACCCGACCCGGTGCCACCTGATACGGGCCCAGTGCAGCGGTCATCACGTGAGCTTCAAGCATCGAGGATCCTGCAAAG ATgtgtgcatcgcatcgcgcaccTACGCCCTTCAGCAGCGTGCCAACTCGCCGTACACGGTAAAGTATGTGCCACGATGCCGGGAAGATGGTACGTACGCGCCGGTCCAGTGCAtcgacggtggtggctgctggtgcgtgaACGGCCAGGGCAAGCAGCTACCGAACACAATGGTCCAGCACGGTAAACCCGTTTGCGTGAAGAAAGGCAAATCGAACCAGCGCCGATCCTCACCCCGGAATCCGGTTCGCAACAAGCGCA GCTGCAGTGGTCTAGATCGGGCCGTCTTCAACACGAACCTGTTAAAGCTGTTCCAGAACGAGCACGTCCGGGTGCACCAGCACAACCTGACCGGTCCGATCAACGAGCGGACGGTGCTGGATTGGAAGTTCAACATGATGGATCTGAACGGCAACAGTCTGCTGGACAAGACCGAATACCGTGCGATGAAACGTCTGATAAAGAAG GTCGTGAAACCGAAGCGCTGCGGTAGATCGTTCGGGAAAAACTGTGATGCCGATCAGGACGAGCGACTATCACGGAACGAGTGGTACAACTGTTTGGCCAAGGACGATGTTACAC ATCACAacccatcatcgtcaccgacatcatcggcatcatcatcctcatctaGTTCTGCTGCGAGCGGTGGTGCTGGACACTACGGTTCGGGCGTTGCTCACCATCATCCTAgcgcgatcggtggtggtggaggtggtggtggtggtgtaggcgTTGGTTTTGGTGGAAAAGGTCTGGTACGCGGCGcgggtggcggcggtggccattttctgcgtgccgatgatgacgacgacgattcgcaGAATAGCTCGAACGATTTCACTGACTACTACGATGACTATCATTCAGAGAATGAGTACGATTCGGATGAACTGCCCGACAGTGACAATGCACTACTGAACGGATTGCAGTTGCCGGTTAACGGATTGCAGCCATATCTGT TGCTACAGGGTCCGACGATGGTCAACCCGAAAGGTGACGATGATACCATCCTCAAAGATAGTGAAGCTGACTCGGACTGTCTGAGCGATCGCAAGTACGCGTTGGATGAGCAGAAG TACGGCACGAATGCACTGTATGTGCCCGAGTGTACGGCCGATGGGCGGTATCAGCGGGTACAGTGTTACCGATCGACCGGTTACTGTTGGTGCGTGAACGAGGATACGGGCAAGAACATTCCCGGTACGTCGACGAAGGACGAGAAGCCGGTCTGCGATCAGTACGCCTCCTCGACACGGCCAATGAAGGGATGCcccgaggagaagaaggtcgAGTTCCTCAAGGATCTGAAGGCATTCCTCAGCAAACAGGTTACGACATCATTCGCAGG AAAAATCGTTCCGGTGTGGAAaacggaggaggaaaaaatcgcGATATTGAGCTTCGTGCTGCTGGACAAGAACCAGAACAAGCAGCTGGAACGAAAGGAGTGGAAAGCGTTCCGTGAAATGATCACTGCCACGAG GCAACTCCGAAAGTGTGGCAAGAAGATGCCTCGTTACTGTGACGTCAACAGTGACCGCAAGATCACATTGTCCGAGTGGATGAGCTGCCTCGATGGGAAGCGGAACAGTTCGGTCGACATCGCTGCCATCAGTGCACCGTTGGTACAGGCCGAGTCAAAATCCAGCAGTAGCGGATCGACCGGTGGTTTTGGCGGATCGGGCAGTTCAGCTTCTTCCTCGGTCGGCGGTGGTACGAGCTCCAAGTTCAAGGGCCGTAATCCGTTGGAGTTCGTGCTGAAAAGTGACTAG
- the LOC125955280 gene encoding SPARC-related modular calcium-binding protein 2 isoform X2: MWLTAVCCWLSVGLLLITRLPSSSAAPPLKSEPTISECAAKGGECDESKGRPVCGSDNKTYPTRCHLIRAQCSGHHVSFKHRGSCKGCSGLDRAVFNTNLLKLFQNEHVRVHQHNLTGPINERTVLDWKFNMMDLNGNSLLDKTEYRAMKRLIKKVVKPKRCGRSFGKNCDADQDERLSRNEWYNCLAKDDVTHHNPSSSPTSSASSSSSSSAASGGAGHYGSGVAHHHPSAIGGGGGGGGGVGVGFGGKGLVRGAGGGGGHFLRADDDDDDSQNSSNDFTDYYDDYHSENEYDSDELPDSDNALLNGLQLPVNGLQPYLLLQGPTMVNPKGDDDTILKDSEADSDCLSDRKYALDEQKYGTNALYVPECTADGRYQRVQCYRSTGYCWCVNEDTGKNIPGTSTKDEKPVCDQYASSTRPMKGCPEEKKVEFLKDLKAFLSKQVTTSFAGKIVPVWKTEEEKIAILSFVLLDKNQNKQLERKEWKAFREMITATRQLRKCGKKMPRYCDVNSDRKITLSEWMSCLDGKRNSSVDIAAISAPLVQAESKSSSSGSTGGFGGSGSSASSSVGGGTSSKFKGRNPLEFVLKSD, from the exons ATATCCGAATGTGCAGCCAAGGGAGGTGAATGTGACGAAAGCAAGGGGCGTCCCGTTTGCGGTAGTGACAACAAGACGTACCCGACCCGGTGCCACCTGATACGGGCCCAGTGCAGCGGTCATCACGTGAGCTTCAAGCATCGAGGATCCTGCAAAG GCTGCAGTGGTCTAGATCGGGCCGTCTTCAACACGAACCTGTTAAAGCTGTTCCAGAACGAGCACGTCCGGGTGCACCAGCACAACCTGACCGGTCCGATCAACGAGCGGACGGTGCTGGATTGGAAGTTCAACATGATGGATCTGAACGGCAACAGTCTGCTGGACAAGACCGAATACCGTGCGATGAAACGTCTGATAAAGAAG GTCGTGAAACCGAAGCGCTGCGGTAGATCGTTCGGGAAAAACTGTGATGCCGATCAGGACGAGCGACTATCACGGAACGAGTGGTACAACTGTTTGGCCAAGGACGATGTTACAC ATCACAacccatcatcgtcaccgacatcatcggcatcatcatcctcatctaGTTCTGCTGCGAGCGGTGGTGCTGGACACTACGGTTCGGGCGTTGCTCACCATCATCCTAgcgcgatcggtggtggtggaggtggtggtggtggtgtaggcgTTGGTTTTGGTGGAAAAGGTCTGGTACGCGGCGcgggtggcggcggtggccattttctgcgtgccgatgatgacgacgacgattcgcaGAATAGCTCGAACGATTTCACTGACTACTACGATGACTATCATTCAGAGAATGAGTACGATTCGGATGAACTGCCCGACAGTGACAATGCACTACTGAACGGATTGCAGTTGCCGGTTAACGGATTGCAGCCATATCTGT TGCTACAGGGTCCGACGATGGTCAACCCGAAAGGTGACGATGATACCATCCTCAAAGATAGTGAAGCTGACTCGGACTGTCTGAGCGATCGCAAGTACGCGTTGGATGAGCAGAAG TACGGCACGAATGCACTGTATGTGCCCGAGTGTACGGCCGATGGGCGGTATCAGCGGGTACAGTGTTACCGATCGACCGGTTACTGTTGGTGCGTGAACGAGGATACGGGCAAGAACATTCCCGGTACGTCGACGAAGGACGAGAAGCCGGTCTGCGATCAGTACGCCTCCTCGACACGGCCAATGAAGGGATGCcccgaggagaagaaggtcgAGTTCCTCAAGGATCTGAAGGCATTCCTCAGCAAACAGGTTACGACATCATTCGCAGG AAAAATCGTTCCGGTGTGGAAaacggaggaggaaaaaatcgcGATATTGAGCTTCGTGCTGCTGGACAAGAACCAGAACAAGCAGCTGGAACGAAAGGAGTGGAAAGCGTTCCGTGAAATGATCACTGCCACGAG GCAACTCCGAAAGTGTGGCAAGAAGATGCCTCGTTACTGTGACGTCAACAGTGACCGCAAGATCACATTGTCCGAGTGGATGAGCTGCCTCGATGGGAAGCGGAACAGTTCGGTCGACATCGCTGCCATCAGTGCACCGTTGGTACAGGCCGAGTCAAAATCCAGCAGTAGCGGATCGACCGGTGGTTTTGGCGGATCGGGCAGTTCAGCTTCTTCCTCGGTCGGCGGTGGTACGAGCTCCAAGTTCAAGGGCCGTAATCCGTTGGAGTTCGTGCTGAAAAGTGACTAG
- the LOC125955280 gene encoding SPARC-related modular calcium-binding protein 2 isoform X4 produces MWLTAVCCWLSVGLLLITRLPSSSAAPPLKSEPTISECAAKGGECDESKGRPVCGSDNKTYPTRCHLIRAQCSGHHVSFKHRGSCKDVCIASRTYALQQRANSPYTVKYVPRCREDGTYAPVQCIDGGGCWCVNGQGKQLPNTMVQHGKPVCVKKGKSNQRRSSPRNPVRNKRSCSGLDRAVFNTNLLKLFQNEHVRVHQHNLTGPINERTVLDWKFNMMDLNGNSLLDKTEYRAMKRLIKKVVKPKRCGRSFGKNCDADQDERLSRNEWYNCLAKDDVTLLQGPTMVNPKGDDDTILKDSEADSDCLSDRKYALDEQKYGTNALYVPECTADGRYQRVQCYRSTGYCWCVNEDTGKNIPGTSTKDEKPVCDQYASSTRPMKGCPEEKKVEFLKDLKAFLSKQVTTSFAGKIVPVWKTEEEKIAILSFVLLDKNQNKQLERKEWKAFREMITATRQLRKCGKKMPRYCDVNSDRKITLSEWMSCLDGKRNSSVDIAAISAPLVQAESKSSSSGSTGGFGGSGSSASSSVGGGTSSKFKGRNPLEFVLKSD; encoded by the exons ATATCCGAATGTGCAGCCAAGGGAGGTGAATGTGACGAAAGCAAGGGGCGTCCCGTTTGCGGTAGTGACAACAAGACGTACCCGACCCGGTGCCACCTGATACGGGCCCAGTGCAGCGGTCATCACGTGAGCTTCAAGCATCGAGGATCCTGCAAAG ATgtgtgcatcgcatcgcgcaccTACGCCCTTCAGCAGCGTGCCAACTCGCCGTACACGGTAAAGTATGTGCCACGATGCCGGGAAGATGGTACGTACGCGCCGGTCCAGTGCAtcgacggtggtggctgctggtgcgtgaACGGCCAGGGCAAGCAGCTACCGAACACAATGGTCCAGCACGGTAAACCCGTTTGCGTGAAGAAAGGCAAATCGAACCAGCGCCGATCCTCACCCCGGAATCCGGTTCGCAACAAGCGCA GCTGCAGTGGTCTAGATCGGGCCGTCTTCAACACGAACCTGTTAAAGCTGTTCCAGAACGAGCACGTCCGGGTGCACCAGCACAACCTGACCGGTCCGATCAACGAGCGGACGGTGCTGGATTGGAAGTTCAACATGATGGATCTGAACGGCAACAGTCTGCTGGACAAGACCGAATACCGTGCGATGAAACGTCTGATAAAGAAG GTCGTGAAACCGAAGCGCTGCGGTAGATCGTTCGGGAAAAACTGTGATGCCGATCAGGACGAGCGACTATCACGGAACGAGTGGTACAACTGTTTGGCCAAGGACGATGTTACAC TGCTACAGGGTCCGACGATGGTCAACCCGAAAGGTGACGATGATACCATCCTCAAAGATAGTGAAGCTGACTCGGACTGTCTGAGCGATCGCAAGTACGCGTTGGATGAGCAGAAG TACGGCACGAATGCACTGTATGTGCCCGAGTGTACGGCCGATGGGCGGTATCAGCGGGTACAGTGTTACCGATCGACCGGTTACTGTTGGTGCGTGAACGAGGATACGGGCAAGAACATTCCCGGTACGTCGACGAAGGACGAGAAGCCGGTCTGCGATCAGTACGCCTCCTCGACACGGCCAATGAAGGGATGCcccgaggagaagaaggtcgAGTTCCTCAAGGATCTGAAGGCATTCCTCAGCAAACAGGTTACGACATCATTCGCAGG AAAAATCGTTCCGGTGTGGAAaacggaggaggaaaaaatcgcGATATTGAGCTTCGTGCTGCTGGACAAGAACCAGAACAAGCAGCTGGAACGAAAGGAGTGGAAAGCGTTCCGTGAAATGATCACTGCCACGAG GCAACTCCGAAAGTGTGGCAAGAAGATGCCTCGTTACTGTGACGTCAACAGTGACCGCAAGATCACATTGTCCGAGTGGATGAGCTGCCTCGATGGGAAGCGGAACAGTTCGGTCGACATCGCTGCCATCAGTGCACCGTTGGTACAGGCCGAGTCAAAATCCAGCAGTAGCGGATCGACCGGTGGTTTTGGCGGATCGGGCAGTTCAGCTTCTTCCTCGGTCGGCGGTGGTACGAGCTCCAAGTTCAAGGGCCGTAATCCGTTGGAGTTCGTGCTGAAAAGTGACTAG